Proteins from one Anopheles nili chromosome 2, idAnoNiliSN_F5_01, whole genome shotgun sequence genomic window:
- the LOC128720069 gene encoding uncharacterized protein LOC128720069, whose product MSHRISPKTRVVFKFIFGLGIWSFLVLGFFKLNGDPVMQHQFQQTPINGRLLLNKDNRWTGNEATSTTTDRYLSPAGLAGAMAGVDEVLVDNRAVIDDEQLVRDVESRLPSLPIAYWSKHKNVVQKKATCARYPSIFELEFNNIYWQTLRSSNGTFQLFGAYYDIRKRSRIGPAVRILGMIDRIEPRVKTFCQLWFDGQKEPFIVKTFEYKYIWFNKWGNYKQGIYQPYLIACQIPKPFRGLVPASVSLVEKQCDTATNNLRVLYNRPLDDEKRGFAVCVKGLDFLYDDLSVRLVEWIELLGMLGADKVFFYELQVHPNISKVLRYYEEQDRVHVTPLTLPGGQPNVPGFQHLFLSKKTTHKRQNELIPYNDCLYKNMYKYNFIALLDIDEVIMPRRPEDRTWHDLMERVLPKGAKLKNDTYPSYNVRNVYFFDRGDQHDHEWAKDTPRYMHMLQHVTRAKNYTKPNQYVKCFHNPERVLTLHNHFPIACLGGTCHSYPVATEDAQLQHYRADCVRTLKKSCEEFKENQVRDTTIWKYKDELIARTRRTLDLLGFFKAPSGGGAGATGSLLRGGKDSLYKR is encoded by the exons ATGTCGCATCGGATATCGCCAAAGACGCGGGTCGTGTTCAAGTTCATCTTCGGGCTTGGCATCTGGTCGTTCCTGGTGCTGGGGTTCTTCAAGCTGAACGGCGACCCGGTGATGCAGCACCAGTTCCAGCAGACGCCCATCAACGGCCGGTTGCTGCTGAACAAGGACAACCGATGGACCGGAAATGAGGCCACCTCGACCACGACCGATCGCTACCTCTCGCCGGCCGGGTTGGCCGGTGCGATGGCCGGCGTCGACGAGGTGCTCGTCGATAATCGTGCTG TGATCGACGACGAGCAGCTGGTGCGAGATGTGGAGTCACGGCTACCCTCACTGCCGATCGCCTACTGGAGCAAGCACAAGAACGTCGTGCAGAAGAAGGCAACATGCGCCCGGTACCCGTCCATCTTCGAGCTCGAGTTTAACAACATCTACTGGCAGACGTTGCGCAGCTCGAACGGGACGTTTCAGCTGTTCGGTGCGTACTACGACATTCGGAAGCGATCACGCATCGGGCCAGCCGTGCGCATCCTTGGCATGATCGATCGCATCGAGCCACGCGTCAAGACGTTCTGTCAGCTGTGGTTTGACGGCCAGAAGGAGCCGTTCATCGTGAAGACGTTCGAGTACAAGTACATCTGGTTCAACAAGTGGGGCAACTACAAGCAGGGCATTTACCAGCCGTACCTGATCGCATGCCAGATCCCGAAACCATTCCGTGGCCTTGTTCCGGCCTCGGTGTCGCTGGTCGAGAAGCAGTGCGATACGGCCACGAACAATCTGCGCGTGCTGTACAACCGGCCGCTGGATGACGAGAAGCGTGGCTTTGCCGTGTGCGTCAAGGGTTTGGACTTTCTGTACGATGACCTATCGGTGCGGTTGGTCGAATGGATCGAGCTGCTCGGCATGCTCGGTGCGGACAAGGTGTTCTTCTACGAGCTGCAGGTTCACCCGAACATCTCGAAGGTCCTGCGGTACTACGAGGAGCAAGATCGCGTCCACGTGACGCCCCTGACGCTACCGGGTGGACAACCGAACGTGCCCGGGTTTCAGCATCTGTTCCTCTCGAAGAAAACGACACACAAGCGCCAGAACGAGCTGATCCCGTACAACGACTGTCTGTACAAGAACATGTACAAGTACAACTTCATCGCGCTGCTTGACATCGACGAAGTGATCATGCCACGCCGGCCCGAGGATCGCACCTGGCACGATCTAATGGAGCGTGTCCTGCCGAAAGGAGCGAAGCTGAAGAACGACACCTACCCGAGCTACAACGTGCGCAATGTGTACTTCTTCGATCGCGGTGATCAGCACGATCACGAGTGGGCGAAAGACACGCCACGGTACATGCACATGCTGCAGCACGTGACACGGGCAAAGAACTACACCAAACCGAACCAGTACGTTAAGTGCTTCCACAACCCGGAGCGGGTGCTGACGTTGCACAATCACTTCCCGATCGCGTGTCTCGGTGGAACGTGCCACTCGTACCCGGTCGCGACGGAGGACGCTCAGCTGCAGCACTATCGGGCGGATTGCGTGCGCACGCTGAAGAAAAGCTGCGAGGAGTTTAAGGAGAATCAGGTGCGCGACACCACGATCTGGAAGTACAAGGACGAGCTGATTGCGCGGACTCGCCGCACGCTCGATTTGCTTGGCTTCTTTaaagcgccctctggtggtggggCTGGGGCGACTGGATCGTTGCTGCGCGGTGGCAAGGACTCGCTGTACAAGCGGTGA